DNA from Pseudophryne corroboree isolate aPseCor3 chromosome 7, aPseCor3.hap2, whole genome shotgun sequence:
CCTCagatgttaaagatacctttatatgctccACAATcacagtgagtggggtacgcccattTAATACCACGGGGATATTTTAATACAGAAGTATATGATCGGAGATAATATTTGCTATCACTAATTTAAAGAAACTTTGTTTTACACATCGCTCCTTTCTGGAGTGTGAGTCTGGGGAACGCCATTATAACATTAAGTATAACTTTTAGGATATCTGAATCACAAAGAATTTATGGTCACTTGtgtttgcattttttatttttcatgttgGTCATATCACCAACTTGAAGCCAAGCACCCGGCGACATCTGAAGAAGCAGAAAAAGAACAAAACCGGACTCCACCAAAAAGAACGAATTGTATGTTATACCACATATGTCATTTGTCCATCAGCGCCCAGGGTTGTGCCCCTCCAATCCCTTTTTTGTATGTATATGTCTTTGCAACCCTTGCCTCTGCCAGACCTAGCTGCAAAGCGATTATCGCACACAATATGGCAACAGGTAGTGTGCAACAATGCCAGTACTGTGACTAACTTCACCAGCTCTGAGAGCTGTGAAGAATGTAGAACCCCTTAAACATCTGGTGAAAGGGAAGAAAAAGAAgggacaggtacagtatatgcTGACAGGAATATGAAAGAACAGACAGCAGCGTTAGCACAAGTCCCAGACAATGCAGAATACAATAAAAATAcactgcaatgggcactaaatcAACTACACAGACCGCAGCGGCCGGTGATATTAGCGCTGTATACCCTGGCTCCATGGAGCTGTATACAGGAGACTGGACCCAGTGCTTCCCAAGACCTGTAGCTGCATGTGCTGAAAATGGCTGCCCTGGGTCGctgagggggaggaggagcagcTCAGCGGCGGGAAGACCACATGGAATGGTGCCCTGAGCCGGGGGAGGGGCCACAGGCAGAGTGCTGACCCACCAAGGAAAAAACTGACTTCCCATGAGCAGTTGGGGTGTAGGGGAGGAGGAGCCTCTGCTGCACTCTTAAGAAAATGAACTTCTTGGTGCCCACAGCACTCCTGCACCATATAGTCCCAGTGTCCACCCAGGCTGatagaaaaatctaaatcaaatcagtatttggtgtgaccccctgtgacaggacggtaccgtacggaagcactcaccgcttgccgcgtcccgtggcctgcgcacagattggaaggtcaagccgcacgaggcctgaccacataggggattcccgcttaccgtcagtaaccgcctgttactgactccacccactgcgctgtgggcgggttctcgctgccaccaccaaactcctaacctgccgtggcgtttggaaccacggttctgctctgtatgtgccgatgcactgctttaccacacctgtgcggtgtcgacgaatccccactagccacttgctaggcctctaccggtagctggcggaaggcggagcttggagacgtcaggtgcttccctggacagccggaggacggggctaggtttggcctaaccctgttggtcacaagatgaagcagtcttcttgaggcaaaggcgtttattgctcaaaaacctttaaaaaggctcctccctattgctaggggcaacagcatacaattaagatcttttcagcagaagaagatgttacaatacacaatcctatgggccaactgccctccttttatccctctccaagaccccttaccacagggggtaagcccgccctgtggtgtacaaccaatcaatgtttacccatgagctgtgcatgctctggtctcatgcacacctaacattgtccccaatggacagtggggagtggtcggtctcctttgtctctcccatctgggagagcaggctactcccacggtgccgttcagtctggctggggggaggttttccctcctaaactgacttccagaaacctgcccgggaccccttctcactgcctgcagcctggatttgggctccagagctgggcagcctggctccccggtccaggtctctggtccactacggctgatctccatggagctccaagaaaccactcagcttgttttatagctaagctgcttctctttctccctgtccccattggaactgtgaggctggatgggaaagcattccgtttttagggaaaaggtctgggagaatccatcagcctgcacagctatggattcccccctcctgggacacacaatcaagtaagtgcattttatctttaaatacattacattttaaaatcacactgtacatttccccttttaaatatacactgagcctgtgccctgcacagactctacatactcaggcactgcagtgccttacaacacactgtatgtccttattttacacaatgttttatttaacggctgtgcttccctagccctgcagcctggctgctagggctctccctctcagtgctggaggtatggggctggcttcccccatcctccagcctgcttttctgcctctggggttccagggagctggctctccctgtccccccagggtggcactaatcagtggcctcgccgcacgcagcggcgcacccccctgtacctaagcccggcggcccgggacacttgtcccggccgccgtgactctggctttgttgtggcgctggggcgccgggagcgtagctcccggaccccagtgctcatcagcctgctcgcccgcctaatgtgcccacgccgctagggagccggctagcccggtcccccctgagcggcgcctgtcttgtggcctcgctgcagcgtccggcggggagccgggctgcagcgcacccccctcgccggctagcagcccgggacgtccgtcccggctgctgcggctggccactcgtgctgtgctgaggcgctgggagcagagctcgcggcccccagcggcggctctcacatagagcactgcagcgggagccgagctcccagccgcagcgctcacccttctccccggcgcgcacactccagtgcgcccggggctacactgaccgctgccgggagcggagctcccggactccggcggtcagcggctgcctcctctccctcggcgcgcacactctgctgagcgcgccggggagctgtcctccctgccgtggtctccggaggggtccgggaccacggcacagtttaaaaaatacatttaaaacatttaatacaacccggcgcctagcgcccaatacatttcaaatttggcgccaagcgcccctttgtccttacaaatggcgccgggcactagggattaaccccttcagtgccagggcggccatttgcctcgtggctggggctctccggccacactcctccccccccattcaagcgggtcaaccagggacccatgtcccaacgatttgggtcctggtcccgcagtccttaacgaggttaccgggagttctttgggggttcaggctcctcctgacgtgacagtccatctgcattgctatgagccttgccttgcttgtggataatatggaagtcataaacctgaagagcaaggctccaccgcaacagtctgccgttttcccccgtggtgtgttggagccaccgtaatggattgtggtccgttaccaccgtaaaatggcggccatacaaatagggctgaagcttcttcacagcccaaacaatagccaaacattccttttcaattgtggcataccccacctcccgcggtagcagctttctgctcaaataggccacagggtgctcctgtccatccggcccctcctggctcagtactgccccgagtccgtactgtgacgcatcagtttgtacaacaaagtttttactatagtccggtgccatcagtactggggcttgtactagagcagttttcaacgactggaatgccaactcacatgcggtcgtccagtcaactatcttggggagtttcttcttagtcagatcagtcaggggtttggccacagaactaaagtcagggacaaaacgtctgtagtatcctgcgatccctaagaaagccaggacctgtctctgggttgtgggccggggccagtcgcggatcgcctccaccttcgctggttcaggcttcaccttacctccccccacacggtgccccaggtactgtacctctgtcatccccatttggcacttgtctgccctgatggtcagacctgcccaccgaatcctctctaacaccaaccccacatggcccaggtgctcttcccaggttcggctgaagacagcaatgtcatccaagtaggcctgggcgaactctcggaaccccttcagcaggtcatcgaccacactctggaaggtggctggcgcattcttcatcccgAATGGCAtcgttttgaactcaaacaagccaaaggaggtgatgaaggcggaccgttcctgagcctcgggagtcattggtatctgccaataccccttgctcagatcgaacgtagagatgtacttcgcccgagccagctcgtctaacagtgcgtcaatgcggggtaggggataggcgtcggatttggttacttcgttcaaccggcggtagtctacgcagaacctggttgtccggtccttcttgggaaccagtacaacggaggcggcccagggactgttggagcgcgtgattacgcctagcgctaacaactcctgcacctcttggtagatactcgcctgcgcctctggtgagacccgatacgcgggttgccgaatcggcctatgctcaccagtgtctacatgatgggcacgtagggaagtcaggccgggcttcctgctgaactgggcctcaaaggactgcagcactgactccagctgctccctcttgtggttaccaagctcactgctccagctaacttcctctacaccaccctcacccttggcatccgcgaggaggtcaggaatgggatcttttcctggttcctccatcggcaggcagcacacagcggctaccgactccacacgctcgtggtatgccttcaacatgtttatatggtaggtacgctgcctcctaccatcgctgtcaaatgacaccacgtaggtgatgtcgcttaggcgttttgcaaccgtgtacggtcccgcccaggcagcctggagcttgttctgacgtgtgggcaccagaaccagcaccttctgccctactccaaagacccgagcacgcgcgccctggtcataccaagtcttctgcttggtctgtgcttccgcaagattcgcttgcgctagtcccatgagattctctaaccgatctctgagcttcaacacatactccaccacggactcatcctggtggatcagcttcccctcccaagactcccggaacaggtcaagaggtccacgtactcggcggccatatagtaactcgaagggcgagaatccggttgactcctggggcacttcccgatatgcaaacaggaggtgcggcaggtatcgctcccagtctcctccctccgaagtcacaaatgcccgtagcatctgcttcagagtgccattgaatctctcgcaaagtccgttagtctggggatgatagggggcagtgcggagttggcgcaccccgcacttcgcccagagacactggaccagatcactcatgaactgcgtcccttgatcggttaggatctcactggggaaccctactctactaaatatgcctagcagagcgtccgctaccttttccgcagtgatggcggacagagccacagcctctggataccgggtagcataatccaccacggtgaggatgtatctcttccccgatctactgggcacaggtaggggaccgactatgtccacagccactcgttggaaaggttccccgactattggcaaagacctcaggggagcccgagcactggggcgtcccagccgttggcacacatcacaggacttacagtaggtccggacgtcatccgacactccgggccaaaaaaagttctgcgtcaggcgcctcagtgttcggtctctcccctggtgtcccgccaaaggaatttcatgggcaactgacatcagttgctcccgaaagctcctgggaaccaccagttgaactttctcccgcactggcctatccccctctaccttggctacccggtacagtaaccgtttccaccaggtcacactccctgcccccatcccagcaaggccgcggccagcttggcgcctcataccttccagggatgggtcagagagctgagcttccctaaactcctgcctgcggccctcactttctcctaagtttggacactctacagggggaagattggggtcagtcaagttggggtcagtcatggtagggtcggggtagtcactcatactcaccgccggagttggcagaccactagggacaggagcGTCGCTGGGCACCCgcacaggattcaacaaactggaaccgacatcctctgcgttgctaggggacgtaggcccaccagaggcaaggggcagatgtgctgatctggccgctgtggtcttttcctttgg
Protein-coding regions in this window:
- the LOC134943977 gene encoding uncharacterized protein LOC134943977; amino-acid sequence: MAAQLADKYVAIRPQGQKRPTSSQPQKTVPPGGHPSSAHRPPKQASSNPGAFGQQPPRSAPASNQRPSEPRLDKKCYGCGKIGHLRMNCPASQAPQTRAPNPSAGARIACLTREDELPETVPPPVSPMECGKKQVDSTERVTCMAKKPPPNMWRHLQPVQVGSLQGEGLRDSGASITVVSPHLVDPAAVLQGCTAKVTVADGLEREVPMARVYLDWGAGQELRDVAVMDGLPTDVVLGNDLGGGIVTAFATAITRSQAARLQSSSSLPAPPSPEEKTPAAEQPPTTASAIPKEKTTAARSAHLPLASGGPTSPSNAEDVGSSLLNPVRVPSDAPVPSGLPTPAVSMSDYPDPTMTDPNLTDPNLPPVECPNLGESEGRRQEFREAQLSDPSLEGMRRQAGRGLAGMGAGSVTWWKRLLYRVAKVEGDRPVREKVQLVVPRSFREQLMSVAHEIPLAGHQGRDRTLRRLTQNFFWPGVSDDVRTYCKSCDVCQRLGRPSARAPLRSLPIVGEPFQRVAVDIVGPLPVPSRSGKRYILTVVDYATRYPEAVALSAITAEKVADALLGIFSRVGFPSEILTDQGTQFMSDLVQCLWAKCGVRQLRTAPYHPQTNGLCERFNGTLKQMLRAFVTSEGGDWERYLPHLLFAYREVPQESTGFSPFELLYGRRVRGPLDLFRESWEGKLIHQDESVVEYVLKLRDRLENLMGLAQANLAEAQTKQKTWYDQGARARVFGVGQKVLVLVPTRQNKLQAAWAGPYTVAKRLSDITYVVSFDSDGRRQRTYHINMLKAYHERVESVAAVCCLPMEEPGKDPIPDLLADAKGEGGVEEVSWSSELGNHKREQLESVLQSFEAQFSRKPGLTSLRAHHVDTGEHRPIRQPAYRVSPEAQASIYQEVQELLALGVITRSNSPWAASVVLVPKKDRTTRFCVDYRRLNEVTKSDAYPLPRIDALLDELARAKYISTFDLSKGYWQIPMTPEAQERSAFITSFGLFEFKTMPFGMKNAPATFQSVVDDLLKGFREFAQAYLDDIAVFSRTWEEHLGHVGLVLERIRWAGLTIRADKCQMGMTEVQYLGHRVGGGKVKPEPAKVEAIRDWPRPTTQRQVLAFLGIAGYYRRFVPDFSSVAKPLTDLTKKKLPKIVDWTTACELAFQSLKTALVQAPVLMAPDYSKNFVVQTDASQYGLGAVLSQEGPDGQEHPVAYLSRKLLPREVGYATIEKECLAIVWAVKKLQPYLYGRHFTVVTDHNPLRWLQHTTGENGRLLRWSLALQVYDFHIIHKQGKAHSNADGLSRQEEPEPPKNSR